GATTCATTCGGTGTTGCGGACGCCTGGCCCCCACTCGCTTTAGCAAACCCCAGCGTCATCCCGGAATCGCGCAGCGATATCCGGGATCCAGTGACTTTTGACGTGACGGGCCGCCGCAACGGCACTGGATTCCCGCTTTCGCGGGAATGACGGCAAAAATACAGGCCCGAATACTCATGACCCGATCATCCTTGCGACTGCCTGCCGAATGGGAGCCGCAGTCCGCGGTGTTGCTCGCGTGGCCGCACGCCGGCACCGATTGGGCCGAGCGGCTCGACAGCGTCGAAGGCACCTGCGCTGCGCTGATCGCCGCGATCACGCGTTGCGAAACCGCGATCGTCTGCACGCCCGACGCCGAAATCGGCGCGTACGCCACCGAATGCCTGCGCGATGCGGGCGCCGACATGGCGCGCGCGCGCTTCGTCGAGATTCCGTACGACGACACGTGGCTTCGCGACTCCGGCCCGGTCACGTTGCGCGACGCGAATGGGCGATCCGTGTTGCTGGATTTCCGTTTCACCGGTTGGGGCGGCAAGTTCGAAGGGTCGCAGGACGACGCACTGGTCGCCGGCCTGATCGAACGCGGCGTGTTCCGCCCCGACGCGCAACACCAGCGCGTGGACTGGGCGCTGGAAGGCGGCGCGATCGAATCCGACGGACGCGGCACCATCCTCACCACCTGGAAGTGTTTGCAGCAACGCCATCCCGACCAGTCGCGCGAGCAGATCGAAATCACGCTGCGCAACGCGCTGTCGGCGCAGCGTGTGCTGTGGCTGGACCACGGTTACCTGCAAGGCGACGACACCGACGCGCACGTCGATACCCTGGCCCGCTTCGCACCAGACGACGCGATCGTGTTCCAGGCCTGCAGCGATCCGGACGATCCGCATTACGAAGAACTCGCCGCAATGCGCCGCGAGATCGAAGCGCTGCGCACGGCGGAGGGCAAGCCGTACCGGCTGTTCGACCTGCCGTGGCCGAAGCCGATCATCGACGAAGGCCGCCGCCTCGCCGCGTCGTACGCGAATTACCTGATCGTCAACGGCACGGTGCTGGTGCCGGCCTACGGCGACGTGGTGGATGATGCCGCCGCGCAAACCATCGCGCTCGCGCATTCCGGCCGCGAAGTCGTGCAGGTTCCCTGCCGGCCGCTGATCTGGCAGAACGGCAGCTTGCATTGCATGACCATGCAGCTTCCGCAAGACGTGCTCTCGTAAGCGAAGAAGCAACCATCCGCAAAGGACGCCAAGAGCGCGAAGAAAAGCAATAAGATTGGATTTCCCTTTGCGTCCTTTGCGTCCTTCGCGGATAAGCTCTTTTCATGTCACCCAAAATCCTCAAAGTCGCGCTGCTCCAGGAACGCGATCGCGGCAGCGTCAATGCCAACCTCGACGCGATCGAGACCGGGTTGCGCGATGCGGCGAACG
The genomic region above belongs to Rhodanobacteraceae bacterium and contains:
- a CDS encoding Agmatine deiminase — protein: MTRSSLRLPAEWEPQSAVLLAWPHAGTDWAERLDSVEGTCAALIAAITRCETAIVCTPDAEIGAYATECLRDAGADMARARFVEIPYDDTWLRDSGPVTLRDANGRSVLLDFRFTGWGGKFEGSQDDALVAGLIERGVFRPDAQHQRVDWALEGGAIESDGRGTILTTWKCLQQRHPDQSREQIEITLRNALSAQRVLWLDHGYLQGDDTDAHVDTLARFAPDDAIVFQACSDPDDPHYEELAAMRREIEALRTAEGKPYRLFDLPWPKPIIDEGRRLAASYANYLIVNGTVLVPAYGDVVDDAAAQTIALAHSGREVVQVPCRPLIWQNGSLHCMTMQLPQDVLS